A stretch of the Aegilops tauschii subsp. strangulata cultivar AL8/78 chromosome 4, Aet v6.0, whole genome shotgun sequence genome encodes the following:
- the LOC109783038 gene encoding non-specific lipid-transfer protein 2P-like, translating to MRKEVLLAAMMLALVVAAPGGARAACVVGQLTVCMPAITTGAKPSGACCANLRAQQACFCQYAKDPSLGAYIRSPHARETLVTCGLAVPHS from the coding sequence ATGAGGAAGGAGGTCCTCCTGGCGGCCATGATGCTGGCGCTGGTGGTGGCGGCGCCGGGCGGGGCGCGTGCCGCGTGCGTGGTGGGGCAGCTGACGGTGTGCATGCCGGCGATCACCACCGGTGCCAAGCCGAGCGGCGCGTGCTGCGCCAACCTGCGCGCGCAGCAGGCGTGCTTCTGCCAGTACGCCAAGGACCCCTCCCTCGGCGCCTACATCCGCAGCCCCCACGCGCGCGAGACCCTCGTCACCTGCGGCCTCGCCGTCCCGCACAGCTAG